The Desulforegula conservatrix Mb1Pa genomic sequence GTTTGCCGGATACTGAAACCGGCTAACGCCTGCAAGGTCAGCTGCACCGTAGCTGCACCAGTTGCAGAGAAAACTGACTATTTTAGGTTCCCAATCACCCATTATATTATCTCCTTAAAAATAATTCGCGTCCTTAAATACTGCTCGATTAACCCTGGTTCAAGGCGAAGATCTGGGCAAAAATCTGGTCATTGTCAAAGCCGCTGTGGTGGATGGCACCGGAACGGCATGATGAAACGCACAGACCGCAGCCTTTGCAAAGTACCGGATTGATTTTGGCCTTACCTGTATTTGGTCCTTCAGTAATGAAAGAAGGAGCAGAGTAAGGACAAACACTCACGCATATTCCGCATGAACTGCAGTAATAAGGATCAACAGAGGCAACCTGACCGCTGGTGAAAATATTTTCTCTTGCAAGAAGAGTTATAGCTCTTGATGCCGCTGCCTGACCCTGGGCCACTGATTCATCTATAGGCTTAGGATAATGAGCCATACCGCAGAGGAATACGCCGTCTGTAGCAAATTCGGAAGGTCCGAGTTTTGCGTGACGTTCAACAAAGAAACCGTCCGCATTCATCGGAACTTTGAAGAACTGGGCGAGTTTTTCATCCTTGTAAGGTATTATAGCTGTGGCAAGGGAAACAAGATCAGCCCTGATGTCAAGTGGCAGACCAAGAACAGGATCGGTGATCAGAATGGATACCTTTCCTTCCTTGATGCTTACCTTTGGTTTGCTTTCAAGGTCGTAACGGATGAATATGATTCCTGCATCGCGTGCTTCACGGTACAAATACTCACGTTCACCATATGCACGGATATCACGGTATAGAACATAAACAGTCTTTTCCGGATCTCGGTGCTTCAGTTCAAGGGCGTTGTCTATGCTGTGTGTGCAGCAAAGACGCGAGCAATATGGTCTTTCAGGCTCCCTTGAGCCAACGCACTGGATAAACACAGCTGTTTCAACGTCATTCAGAGAAGGATCATTTTTAATGAACTTCTCATCAAGCTCCTGGCTTGTGATTATACGGGGATCCTTGCCGAACATGTATTCGGTGGGAGCAAGAGGAGCAGCGCCTGTTGCCATGACGGCAACGCCATGGTCAAGCATCTTCTCACCAGAGGCTGAAACAAGCTTGGTCTTGAAATTTCCGACAAAACCGTCAACATTGTCTATACTGGTATTCAGATGGACGTGTATCTTTGGATTGTCATTTACTTCCTTGACCATTGCAGCAAGGTTGGCCTGGATGTCTTCGCCTTTCGGAGTCTTGAACAGACGGAGAGCCTGGCCACCAAGAGTTTCATTTCTTTCAACTATATGAGCTTCGTAACCTTGAGTAGAAAGAGCTTTTGCAGCTGTCATTCCGGCTATACCACCGCCGATTACAAGAGCCACCTGATTTACCTGGAGCTGGGCTTCTTCAAGAGGCTGGGAAAGAGCAACCTTGGAAACAGCCATTCTAAGGAGGTCTTTTGCCTTTTCTGTGGCAGCTTCAGGAGTTTCTTTGTGAACCCAGGATCCGTGATTACGGATATTGCACATCTCAAAGAGATATTTGTTCAGACCGGCAGCAAGCAGGGTTTCCTGGAAAAGAGGCTCATGTGTCTTAGGAGTACAGGCTGCAACAACAACCCTGTTAAGCCCCTGTTCCTTGATAATCTGAGCAATCTTGTCCTGGGAGTCCTGGGAGCATGAGAACATGTTGTTAAAGGAGAACTCGACATATGGAAGAGACTTGGCATATTCGGTAAGGGTTGCAACATCTATTACACCCGCAATGTTTGTACCGCAACTGCATACAAATACACCGATTTTAGGTCTGTCGCCTTTTACATTGACCTGGGGGACAGCATCCTCGGTTTTTGTGAGTGTTCCGCGGGCAGATACAAGCGGTTCTCCGGCAGCAGCTGCTGCGGCACTCGCGTCGATCATAGCCTGAGGAATATCTTTTGGTCCCTGGAAAGCACCGCAAACAAAAACGCCTGGCTTTGAAGTCGCAACAGGAGTGAAAGAACCTGTAGCAGCAAATCTGCCCTTGGTAAGTTCAACGCCTAACTTGTTAGCAAGCTCAACAGTCTTGGGATCGGTTTCAAGGCCGATGGAGAGAACAATCATGTTGAATACTTCGGTCTTGAGTTCTCCGCTTTCAGTTACATAGCGAACTTCAAGATCATCGGTTTCAGGAACAGGATTGATGGTGTGGACACGGCTTCTTACGAAACGGACGCCTTTTTTCTCTGCATCATTATAATAACGCTCGAAATCCTTGCCGTGGGTACGCATGTCCATAAAGAAAATCGCGCAGTCAAGATCATCACCATTATGCTCTTTGGCAATAGCGGCTTCCTTGATGGCGTACATACAGCATACGGATGAGCAATAACCATTATTGCAGCGGTTCATATCGCGGGAACCGATACACTGGAAAAAGGCTATTTTTTTAGGTTCTTCGTGATCTTTAGATCTTCTGACAAGATGTCCCATGGTGGGGCCAGAAGCAGAAAGAATACGCTCAAATTCCAGAGAAGTAATTACATTCGGGAATTTTGTGTACTGATACGTATCGAAAACTGAAGGATCAAAAGGCTTGAAGCCAGGAGCAAGAACAACAGAACCTACATTTATGACTTCTGTCTTTTCCTTGTCATCATAAAGAATGGCGCCGGTTGGGCAGATCTTTTCGCAAAGACCGCATTTGCCCTTTGTAATCTTGATACACTGAGTGCCGTCAATAGCATACTTTAATGGCACCGCCTGATCATACTCTACATAAATGGCTTTTCTGGTTTTAAGACCTGCATTATATGTATCAGTTACCTTTTTGGGGCATTTTTCAGTACATGCTCCGCAGGCGATACATTTGTCAGGATCTACGTATCTTGGTTTCTGGAGAATTTCCACCTGGAAATTCCCTTCTTCACCGGTTACGTTTACTACTTCACTAAGTGTTTTAAGCTCGATGTTTAAATGCCGGCCGACCTCGACCAGTTTGGGTGAGATAATTCACATCGCGCAGTCGTTGGTTGGGAAGGTCTTGTCCAGCTGTGACATGACGCCACCGATGGACGGGCCTTTTTCGACCAGGTAAACATAATACCCGGAGTCGGCGAGATCCAGTGCAGTTTGCATGCCTGCAATACCACCACCAATGACCATTGCGGATCCGATTACATCCTTTGCCATGGTTTCCTTCTCCTGTTCAAAACGTTTCACCACCCCCATCAGGAAGCGGCTTATTAATAAAACTGATACAAATAACTGATTTACAAAACCGAGGCGGCTCTAACCGCCATATTTCCGAATCTTTTTTATGCAGGTACTTTCATTAACCAGATAAATTATTATTGTCAATATATTTGTCCCTCGATATTTAAGGCAAAACGCATTAAATTGTGGTATTTAGAAAGACCTTACACCTTAACTTGATTCAAGCCGATAATGGAAACATATGGAAACTTCCAAATTTACTACCTCGAAGCAAAAAGTAGTCATAATATGTGGTCCGACAGGAGTTGGTAAAACCGCATTTGCTATAAAACTCGCACTGAAATTCGGAGCTGAAATCATCAACTCGGATTCCATGCAGATATATAAACACATGGATATTGGCACTGCAAAACCAACACCCGAAGAGCTTTCACTGGTCCCCCATTCACTGATAGATATAGTAACCCCTGACCAGCCTTTTGATGCTGCAATGTTTTCAAACAGAGCCGCACAAGAAGAAGAGAGATTGAGAAATTTAGGGAAAAATGTCTTTATGGTCGGCGGCACAGGACTCTACATAAGAGCTTTCCTAAACGGGCTTTTCAGGTCAGAACCTGCTGAAGACATAGTACTCGAAAAACTAAGAGCAGAAGCAGAAACCGTTGGTTCTGCAATTCTTCATGAAAGACTTAAAAATATAGATCAGCCAGCATCTGAAAAAATACATCCCAATGACACGTTCAGGATAATACGAGCACTTGAACATCATGAAAAAACAGGCCGCCCAATTTCTGAATCATGGGAAGACCACGGATTCAGGGAAAGCAGATACGACTACCTAAAAATTTGCCTCGGAATTGACAGAGCGGACCTTTATGAGAGAATAAACAGGCGCGTAGAGATCATGATTCAGGAAGGGCTCCCGGATGAAGTGAAAAAACTTCTTGAAATGGGCTATAGAAGAGATCTTAAACCCATGAAATCAATTGGATACAGACATATGTGTGAATTCCTGGCCGGGGAAGTCGATTTTGATAAAAGTATAGAGATCCTGAAACAGGACACGAGACGTTATGCCAAAAGGCAACTTACGTGGTTCAGACACGAGCCCAACGCAATCTGGCTTGCCCCTAAAGAAATTGAAAAGGCATCGGAGCTGATTTCAAAATTTCTCAATTGATTAAATGGCTATGCACTATTTTCAGTATGATTGTCTGGTCTGAAAAAAGTGATTTACAAAAATATCGAAAGTTTTCCAAGCATCTGACATAATCATAAAGTTTTTGCGGGGCTTTTTACAAAAAGCGACTCGCCGAAGGCGCTCAAGCTGAAAATAAGACAGAGCCACAATTGATTATTGATGGACTCGCAAAAAGTCAAAAAAAGGCATCGGCGTCATGCCGGACTTAATCCTGCATCTTTGTATTTTCAGACACGTCTGGAT encodes the following:
- a CDS encoding CoB--CoM heterodisulfide reductase iron-sulfur subunit A family protein; translated protein: MAKDVIGSAMVIGGGIAGMQTALDLADSGYYVYLVEKGPSIGGVMSQLDKTFPTNDCAMUIISPKLVEVGRHLNIELKTLSEVVNVTGEEGNFQVEILQKPRYVDPDKCIACGACTEKCPKKVTDTYNAGLKTRKAIYVEYDQAVPLKYAIDGTQCIKITKGKCGLCEKICPTGAILYDDKEKTEVINVGSVVLAPGFKPFDPSVFDTYQYTKFPNVITSLEFERILSASGPTMGHLVRRSKDHEEPKKIAFFQCIGSRDMNRCNNGYCSSVCCMYAIKEAAIAKEHNGDDLDCAIFFMDMRTHGKDFERYYNDAEKKGVRFVRSRVHTINPVPETDDLEVRYVTESGELKTEVFNMIVLSIGLETDPKTVELANKLGVELTKGRFAATGSFTPVATSKPGVFVCGAFQGPKDIPQAMIDASAAAAAAGEPLVSARGTLTKTEDAVPQVNVKGDRPKIGVFVCSCGTNIAGVIDVATLTEYAKSLPYVEFSFNNMFSCSQDSQDKIAQIIKEQGLNRVVVAACTPKTHEPLFQETLLAAGLNKYLFEMCNIRNHGSWVHKETPEAATEKAKDLLRMAVSKVALSQPLEEAQLQVNQVALVIGGGIAGMTAAKALSTQGYEAHIVERNETLGGQALRLFKTPKGEDIQANLAAMVKEVNDNPKIHVHLNTSIDNVDGFVGNFKTKLVSASGEKMLDHGVAVMATGAAPLAPTEYMFGKDPRIITSQELDEKFIKNDPSLNDVETAVFIQCVGSREPERPYCSRLCCTHSIDNALELKHRDPEKTVYVLYRDIRAYGEREYLYREARDAGIIFIRYDLESKPKVSIKEGKVSILITDPVLGLPLDIRADLVSLATAIIPYKDEKLAQFFKVPMNADGFFVERHAKLGPSEFATDGVFLCGMAHYPKPIDESVAQGQAAASRAITLLARENIFTSGQVASVDPYYCSSCGICVSVCPYSAPSFITEGPNTGKAKINPVLCKGCGLCVSSCRSGAIHHSGFDNDQIFAQIFALNQG
- the miaA gene encoding tRNA (adenosine(37)-N6)-dimethylallyltransferase MiaA gives rise to the protein METSKFTTSKQKVVIICGPTGVGKTAFAIKLALKFGAEIINSDSMQIYKHMDIGTAKPTPEELSLVPHSLIDIVTPDQPFDAAMFSNRAAQEEERLRNLGKNVFMVGGTGLYIRAFLNGLFRSEPAEDIVLEKLRAEAETVGSAILHERLKNIDQPASEKIHPNDTFRIIRALEHHEKTGRPISESWEDHGFRESRYDYLKICLGIDRADLYERINRRVEIMIQEGLPDEVKKLLEMGYRRDLKPMKSIGYRHMCEFLAGEVDFDKSIEILKQDTRRYAKRQLTWFRHEPNAIWLAPKEIEKASELISKFLN